A region from the Anomaloglossus baeobatrachus isolate aAnoBae1 chromosome 11, aAnoBae1.hap1, whole genome shotgun sequence genome encodes:
- the LOC142255715 gene encoding phospholipase A2 inhibitor and Ly6/PLAUR domain-containing protein-like, whose product MCQKYQTLTKKNQYRMSMSRIKGFLSPVSIRTCLPSSQCGFTGSINTEQGRIWTQISCCNIDNCTPTIPLLPSVDSSFNGKVCPTCISTSSTSCASSNTMQCTGNENSCLLQSTQSTGLVPLLGIRGCATKNLCDLGTQTFDVTGVNMQITFSCYSGSTSGSTSVHKVLLTPAVVCLLLLKWFFQHQ is encoded by the exons ATGTGTCAAAAATATCAGACGTTGACTAAAAAGAACCAATATCGCATGTCCATGAGTCGTATAA AGGGATTTCTTTCTCCGGTTTCCATTAGGACATGCCTGCCTTCTTCACAATGTGGCTTTACGGGTAGCATCAACACAGAACAAGGGAGAATATGGACCCAAATTTCCTGTTGCAACATTGACAACTGCACTCCTACAATTCCTTTGT TACCGTCAGTAGACTCTAGCTTCAATGGTAAAGTCTGTCCAACCTGCATAAGTACATCCTCTACCTCATGTGCCTCTTCAAACACTATGCAATGCACCGGGAATGAGAATTCGTGTCTTCTCCAGTCAACACAATCAACAG GTCTCGTCCCACTTTTAGGTATTCGAGGATGTGCTACAAAGAATTTGTGTGATCTTGGAACCCAGACTTTTGACGTTACCGGAGTCAACATGCAAATTACATTTTCTTGCTATAGTGGTAGCACAAGTGGTAGCACAAGTGTCCATAAAGTCCTCCTGACTCCGGCCGTTGTGTGTCTTCTACTGCTGAAATGGTTCTTCCAACATCAATGA